The Coregonus clupeaformis isolate EN_2021a chromosome 18, ASM2061545v1, whole genome shotgun sequence genome has a segment encoding these proteins:
- the LOC121573811 gene encoding pleckstrin homology domain-containing family A member 2 — MPYVDRQNRVCGFLDIEEKEGSNRFQRRYFILDTQGNTLLWYMDNPQNLPSGANSVGSLQLTYISKVSEATGKQKPKTEFCFVINAVSRRYFLQANDAADLRDWVLALNKATKITVPKAGPLQPRSEVSPVTGEAGGKRQAYKTEIIGGVVVHTPMYQNEGEEMEVGDRRVNSVGIRPGVLRCGYCVKQGNMRKSWKRRFFMLDNNAVSYYKCETDKEPLRAVLLRDIQKVHECLVKSGDLLMRDNLFEIITSSRVFYVQTDTPEDMQGWIRDIEGKIQDFRGPGKGSAFTRASSLYRPGNSSHPPSVLRGRQGDDKRSPLVKSCSVAPGWQPWTPVPQREAPALSTLEKDGPFSSLLPSLSSLSLSTSSSTSSSLSSLSTPTPQGVPAPASGVGVPACPGTIAPGPSSSRRRHRSQPQPPTDRSFPFSLDHDGIRTTDV; from the exons ATGCCGTACGTGGACAGGCAGAACCGTGTGTGTGGCTTTCTAGACATCGAGGAGAAAGAGGGTAGCAACCGCTTCCAGAGACGCTACTTTATACTGGACACACAGGGCAACACACTGCTGTGGTACATGGACAACCCccag AACCTGCCCAGTGGAGCGAACTCAGTCGGGAGTCTGCAGCTGACATATATCTCCAAG GTGAGCGAGGCCACAGGGAAACAGAAGCCCAAGACTGAGTTCTGCTTCG TGATCAATGCAGTATCTCGGCGGTATTTCCTCCAAGCCAACGATGCTGCTGACCTCAGAGACTGGGTCCTTGCTCTCAACAAAGCCACCAAGATCACT GTCCCTAAAGCTGGAcctctccagcccaggtcagaggtTTCGCCGGTAACCGGTGAGGCAGGGGGGAAGAGGCAGGCCTACAAGACTGAGATCATCGGAGGAGTGGTGGTGCACACCCCCATGTACCAG aatgagggggaggagatggaggtagGGGACAGGAGGGTCAACTCTGTAGGCATTAGACCAGGCGTGCTGAGGTGTGGCTACTGTGTCAAACAGGGTAACATG AGGAAAAGCTGGAAAAGGCGTTTCTTCATGCTGGACAACAATGCTGTCAGTTACTACAAGTGTGAGACG GATAAGGAGCCGCTAAGAGCGGTTCTTCTGAGAGACATTCAGAAGGTCCATGAGTGTCTGGTCAAATCTGG GGACCTGCTGATGAGGGATAACCTGTTTGAGATCATCACCAGCTCTAGGGTTTTCTACGTCCAG ACAGACACTCCAGAGGACATGCAGGGCTGGATCAGAGACATTGAGGGGAAGATACAGGACTTCAGAGGCCCTGGCAAG GGCTCTGCATTCACACGTGCCTCCTCTCTGTATCGCCCTGGTAACTCCTCACACCCACCCTCTGTGCTCCGTGGTCGTCAGGGAGATGACAAGAGATCCCCACTAGTGAAGTCATGTTCCGTGGCCCCGGGGTGGCAGCCCTGGACCCCCGTACCACAAAGAGAGGCTCCCGCACTGAGCACACTAGAAAAGGACGGTCCCTTTAGCTCTCTGCtgcccagtctctcctctctctctctctccacctcctcctccacctcctcatctttatcctccctctccactcccacCCCACAGGGGGTCCCAGCTCCAGCCAGTGGTGTGGGGGTCCCAGCCTGCCCAGGCACCATAGCCCCAGGCCCCTCCAGCAGCCGGAGGAGACACCGCTCTCAGCCTCAGCCCCCCACAGACCGCAGCTTCCCTTTCAGCCTGGACCACGATGGCATCCGCACCACCGACGTCTAG